A single region of the Lacerta agilis isolate rLacAgi1 chromosome 9, rLacAgi1.pri, whole genome shotgun sequence genome encodes:
- the EXOC1L gene encoding exocyst complex component 1-like, which produces MSSLVKEDLNKKLFKSLGQSLYEFIEVECSGKDRFYLCASVTKGEEVQITMVKHFRIGLDENYEISEKWFLDDLEMIDGKEADTDNPWFDMHFKKVYSWEAYSCASKYAFARTLNKLNEMYLQKDLKIVNFDFTYIKDGSFWSSNNGDDCLVLMRICFYASNLLCLSLCPLPV; this is translated from the exons ATGTCATCGTTGGTGAAAGAAGACCTCAACAAGAAGCTGTTCAAATCCCTCGGACAAAGCTTGTATGAGTTCATTGAAGTTGAGTGCTCGGGCAAAGATCGCTTCTACCTCTGTGCTTCAG TAACAAAAGGTGAAGAAGTACAAATAACTATGGTGAAACACTTCAGAATAGGCCTTGATGAGAATTACGAAATATCTGAAAAATGGTTTCTTGACGATTTGGAGATGATTGATGGGAAAGAAGCTGATACT gATAATCCGTGGTTTGATATGCATTTCAAGAAAGTCTATAGTTGGGAAGCTTACAGCTGTGCATCTAAATATGCCTTTGCACGGACATTAAATAAGCTGAACGAGATGTACCTCCAGAAGGACTTGAAGATAGTCAACTTTGATTTTACCTACATAAAGGATGGTTCATTCTGGTCATCTAACAATGGGGATGACTGCTTAGTACTTATGAGAATCTGCTTCTATGCATCCAACCTTTTGTGTCTGTCTCTGTGCCCTCTGCCTGTCTGA